The following proteins are co-located in the Acidobacteriota bacterium genome:
- a CDS encoding substrate-binding domain-containing protein, protein MTRFTHTLVVALAVLGLAAGCNRESGNDGQAPRVAFVMKTLNHPFFLDMQRGAEEAATAAGVRVVVQAAEREIDVEKQMQIIENLLQTGIRALIVTPSGSKEIAPAIAKANAAGVPVIVVDTRVDAAMVQSSNLRLESFIGSDNYEGGKLAGEFLVRETGGTARVAILEGIPGHETGDARLRGFRDAIQQASGMTVVASQPANWERDQGFSVAQNMLQAHPGIDALFACNDLMALGAVEAVAAAGRTGQVRIIGFDALDDARKAIEAGRMVASVAQSPRDMGRVAVESAARLLKGETLPAEQRVAIALVTRDAGADAPNP, encoded by the coding sequence ATGACACGCTTCACACACACGCTCGTCGTTGCGCTGGCGGTACTCGGCCTCGCGGCCGGGTGCAATCGCGAGAGCGGGAACGACGGTCAGGCGCCACGGGTGGCGTTCGTCATGAAGACGCTCAACCACCCGTTCTTCCTCGACATGCAACGCGGCGCAGAGGAGGCGGCCACAGCGGCTGGCGTACGCGTGGTGGTGCAGGCGGCCGAGCGCGAGATTGACGTCGAAAAGCAGATGCAGATCATCGAGAACCTGCTGCAGACGGGCATCCGCGCGCTCATCGTCACGCCGAGCGGCTCGAAGGAGATCGCACCGGCCATCGCGAAGGCGAACGCGGCGGGCGTGCCGGTGATCGTCGTGGACACCCGCGTGGACGCCGCGATGGTGCAGAGCAGCAACCTGCGCCTCGAGTCGTTCATCGGATCCGACAACTACGAAGGCGGCAAGCTCGCCGGAGAGTTCCTCGTGCGGGAGACGGGCGGCACGGCCCGCGTCGCGATCCTCGAGGGGATTCCCGGACATGAGACGGGCGACGCGCGCCTGCGCGGGTTCCGCGATGCCATCCAGCAGGCGTCGGGCATGACCGTCGTCGCCAGCCAGCCGGCCAACTGGGAGCGCGATCAGGGATTCTCCGTCGCCCAGAACATGCTGCAGGCGCATCCGGGCATCGACGCCCTGTTTGCGTGCAACGACCTCATGGCCCTGGGCGCCGTCGAAGCCGTGGCCGCGGCCGGCCGCACGGGCCAGGTCCGCATCATCGGCTTCGACGCGCTGGACGATGCACGGAAGGCCATCGAGGCGGGCCGCATGGTGGCATCGGTGGCGCAATCACCACGCGACATGGGACGCGTGGCCGTCGAGAGCGCCGCCAGACTGCTGAAGGGCGAGACGCTGCCCGCCGAGCAACGCGTCGCGATCGCCCTGGTGACCAGGGATGCCGGCGCCGACGCGCCGAACCCGTAG
- the iolB gene encoding 5-deoxy-glucuronate isomerase gives MTDTRILLRSRAIAKDTSGTQVSVTPKRAGWERVGFAVHQIARGEALQRRTGRHEVCLVLLSGLASVTWTGRTRAVRLGPRRDVFSDYPHAVYLPPGTAYEIRATRSVEIAVCQSPTTEQYPARVIRPEDCGLEIRGGGNATRQIIDILPPSAPADRLLVCEVYTPAGNWSSFPPHKHDEHNPPVEADLEETYYYRFADPDAFGIQRLYTADGRRDEVVTVANGDLVLVRDGYHPFVAAYGYDAYYLNTLAGSFRSMAAPDDPRYAHLRSAWPAPDPRVPLVRRQTAARSA, from the coding sequence ATGACCGACACACGAATCCTGCTGCGTTCACGCGCGATCGCGAAGGACACGTCCGGCACGCAGGTGTCCGTCACGCCGAAGCGCGCGGGCTGGGAGCGCGTGGGTTTCGCCGTCCATCAGATCGCCAGAGGCGAGGCGTTGCAGCGCCGGACTGGCCGTCACGAGGTATGCCTGGTGCTGCTCTCCGGCCTGGCCTCCGTCACCTGGACAGGCCGAACGCGCGCCGTGCGACTCGGGCCGCGACGCGACGTCTTCAGCGACTACCCGCACGCGGTGTACCTGCCACCGGGGACGGCCTACGAGATCCGCGCGACGCGGAGCGTCGAGATCGCCGTGTGCCAGTCGCCTACCACCGAGCAGTATCCGGCGCGCGTCATCAGGCCGGAAGACTGCGGCCTCGAGATCCGCGGTGGTGGCAACGCGACGCGCCAGATCATCGACATCCTTCCGCCGTCTGCGCCGGCCGATCGCCTGCTGGTGTGCGAGGTCTATACGCCGGCCGGCAACTGGTCCAGCTTCCCTCCGCACAAGCACGATGAGCACAATCCGCCGGTGGAGGCCGACCTCGAGGAGACCTACTACTACAGGTTCGCCGATCCAGACGCCTTCGGGATCCAGCGGCTCTACACGGCTGACGGCAGGCGCGACGAGGTGGTGACCGTCGCGAACGGCGACCTCGTGCTCGTGCGCGACGGCTACCATCCGTTCGTGGCCGCTTACGGGTACGACGCGTACTACCTGAACACGCTCGCGGGCAGCTTCCGGTCCATGGCCGCCCCCGACGATCCGCGGTACGCGCACCTGCGCAGTGCGTGGCCGGCGCCCGATCCCCGGGTGCCGCTGGTCCGGCGTCAGACGGCCGCACGATCCGCCTGA
- the alr gene encoding alanine racemase: MRHTVARVDLGALRGNVRAIRGILEDGALASGRTAPGIIGVVKANAYGHGAVPVARALEDEGVAMLACADVDEGITLREGGVRTPILIFGALGVSDLDGIFTHRLTPTISSPRAGRALADAAAARDSVLGCHVKIDTGMNRLGLRHDNLRRTLPAILGASSLRVDALYTHFATADEPENDHLARQQQHFSEARETAAALGLRTTQAHAANSAALLRDERVWLDAVRPGLLLYGVVPPPLMSTLALEPVLSLHSRIVAVKGVRDGESAGYGQAYYAEGPRTVAVVPAGYADGVDWRLGGRGVVLVRGRRVPIVGRVSMDMLSIDVTGMDVSPGDEVVLLGRQGDERLDAREVAATIGAIPWEILCRLGARIDREFQQA, translated from the coding sequence GTGCGGCATACGGTGGCGCGCGTCGACCTCGGTGCCCTGCGCGGCAACGTGCGCGCGATCCGCGGCATCCTGGAAGACGGTGCGCTCGCCTCGGGGCGCACTGCGCCTGGCATCATCGGCGTGGTCAAGGCCAACGCCTACGGGCACGGTGCCGTGCCCGTGGCGCGTGCGCTCGAGGACGAGGGCGTGGCGATGCTCGCGTGCGCCGACGTCGACGAGGGCATCACGCTGCGCGAAGGCGGTGTGCGCACACCGATCCTGATCTTCGGCGCACTCGGCGTCTCCGATCTGGACGGCATTTTCACGCACCGCCTCACGCCGACCATCTCGTCGCCGCGGGCCGGGCGGGCGTTGGCCGACGCGGCAGCGGCGCGCGACAGCGTGCTCGGCTGTCACGTGAAGATCGACACGGGCATGAATCGTCTCGGCCTGCGGCACGACAACCTGCGGCGCACGCTTCCGGCGATCCTCGGGGCATCGTCCCTGCGCGTCGACGCCCTGTACACGCACTTCGCGACGGCGGACGAACCCGAGAACGATCACCTCGCGCGTCAGCAGCAACACTTCAGCGAGGCGCGTGAGACGGCAGCGGCGCTCGGCCTGCGCACCACGCAGGCTCATGCCGCCAACAGCGCGGCGCTCCTGCGCGACGAGCGCGTGTGGCTCGACGCCGTGCGTCCGGGGCTGCTGCTCTACGGCGTGGTGCCGCCGCCGCTCATGTCCACGCTCGCGCTCGAACCCGTCCTCTCGCTGCACAGTCGCATCGTTGCCGTGAAGGGCGTGCGTGACGGGGAGTCGGCGGGGTACGGACAGGCGTATTACGCCGAGGGACCTCGCACGGTGGCCGTGGTGCCGGCGGGCTATGCCGATGGCGTCGACTGGCGTCTCGGCGGCCGTGGCGTTGTTCTCGTTCGCGGGCGACGCGTGCCGATCGTCGGCAGGGTGTCGATGGACATGCTGTCGATCGACGTGACGGGCATGGACGTGTCGCCTGGCGACGAGGTCGTTCTGCTCGGCCGCCAGGGCGACGAGCGCCTCGACGCGCGGGAAGTCGCCGCCACGATCGGCGCGATCCCGTGGGAGATCCTCTGCCGCCTCGGCGCGAGAATCGACCGCGAGTTCCAGCAGGCGTAG
- a CDS encoding alcohol dehydrogenase catalytic domain-containing protein translates to MEGLTKLAPGAGHVGLAEREEREPAAGEVLIEVHGAGICGTDLHIEAGEFPTRPPVTMGHEVAGTVISVGDGVEPAWLGATVVSETYFSTCGTCRWCRDGRTNLCPDRRSIGSLVDGAFAPRLVVPAINLHRIPEWLDPHAAVLVEPLACVCHCLCAPPVVTAGDRVLVTGPGPVGLLAAQVARALGGDVLVVGLPQDDQRLDAARALGLRTAHATEAGADVVIECSGAAGGAIACLDAAGRRARYVQVGVFGKDVCVPLDQVFRKELTMSSGFASTPASWQRALRFVETRRVVLEPLVSSVVPLREWARVFAELRQARGIKVVFDPRLP, encoded by the coding sequence ATGGAGGGCCTGACCAAGCTCGCACCGGGCGCCGGACACGTGGGCCTCGCGGAGCGCGAGGAGCGCGAGCCCGCGGCCGGTGAGGTACTCATCGAGGTCCACGGTGCGGGCATCTGCGGCACCGACCTGCACATCGAGGCCGGCGAGTTCCCGACGCGGCCGCCGGTGACGATGGGACATGAAGTGGCGGGCACCGTGATCAGCGTCGGCGACGGAGTGGAGCCGGCGTGGCTCGGCGCGACGGTCGTCTCCGAGACGTACTTCTCCACGTGCGGAACGTGCCGGTGGTGCCGCGACGGCCGAACCAACCTGTGTCCCGACAGACGTTCGATTGGATCGTTGGTCGACGGCGCGTTCGCGCCGCGGCTCGTCGTGCCGGCCATCAACCTGCACAGGATTCCCGAGTGGCTCGACCCGCACGCCGCGGTGCTCGTCGAGCCGCTCGCCTGCGTGTGCCATTGCCTCTGCGCCCCCCCTGTCGTGACGGCGGGCGACCGCGTGCTCGTCACGGGGCCAGGGCCCGTGGGCCTGCTTGCCGCGCAGGTGGCGCGGGCCCTCGGCGGCGACGTGCTCGTCGTTGGCCTGCCGCAGGATGACCAGCGGCTCGACGCGGCGCGCGCGCTCGGCCTGCGCACGGCGCACGCCACGGAGGCGGGGGCTGACGTGGTCATCGAATGCTCCGGTGCGGCCGGCGGCGCGATCGCGTGCCTCGATGCCGCCGGCAGGCGCGCGCGGTACGTGCAGGTGGGCGTGTTCGGCAAAGACGTGTGCGTGCCGCTCGATCAGGTGTTCCGCAAGGAGCTCACCATGTCATCGGGCTTCGCGTCGACGCCCGCGTCGTGGCAGCGGGCGCTGCGCTTCGTCGAGACGCGCCGTGTCGTCCTCGAGCCGCTCGTGTCGTCGGTGGTGCCGCTGCGCGAGTGGGCGCGCGTGTTCGCGGAGTTGCGCCAGGCCCGCGGCATCAAGGTGGTCTTCGACCCTCGACTCCCGTAG
- a CDS encoding DUF2911 domain-containing protein translates to MSILRTIVMTAACLGAAGPLMAQSVPDVKLPPSPAGQAAIQVGGTWTKTDNGPRYEGGKWMVVDYSRPLLRGRKDIFGSGATYGEAVRDGSPIWRAGANATTTLTTQTPIVVGGKALGPGVYNVFVDLKAGEWTLIVNNQPRQPKYDPNDKVNLYGTYNYDAKFDVARVRMVLDVASASKPPVEQFTIGFVPVSASSVLLRMEWDHTVATAPIEIGK, encoded by the coding sequence ATGTCGATACTGCGAACGATCGTGATGACCGCCGCCTGTCTTGGCGCCGCCGGCCCGCTGATGGCGCAATCGGTACCCGACGTGAAACTACCGCCGTCGCCGGCGGGCCAGGCGGCCATCCAGGTGGGTGGGACGTGGACGAAGACAGACAACGGGCCGCGCTACGAGGGCGGCAAGTGGATGGTCGTCGACTACAGTCGTCCGCTGCTGCGGGGGCGCAAGGACATCTTCGGCAGTGGCGCCACCTACGGTGAAGCGGTGCGCGACGGATCGCCGATATGGCGTGCCGGTGCGAACGCGACGACCACGCTCACGACGCAGACCCCGATCGTCGTCGGCGGCAAGGCACTCGGCCCTGGCGTCTACAACGTGTTCGTCGATCTGAAGGCGGGCGAGTGGACGCTGATTGTCAACAACCAGCCGCGCCAGCCGAAGTACGACCCGAACGACAAGGTCAACCTGTACGGCACGTACAACTACGACGCGAAGTTCGATGTGGCGCGCGTCAGGATGGTGCTCGACGTCGCGAGTGCGTCGAAGCCTCCTGTCGAACAGTTCACCATCGGCTTCGTTCCCGTGAGTGCGTCGAGCGTGCTGCTCCGGATGGAGTGGGATCACACGGTGGCCACCGCACCCATCGAGATCGGAAAGTAG
- a CDS encoding L-rhamnose mutarotase, which produces METVSFRMQLHAGQAEEYRRRHEAIWPELVEQLRSAGVIDYRIFLDESSLALIAVMTRRTDHTLDDVRKHPVMKRWWAMMADIMDTNPDQSPQTFPLREVFRLTDSL; this is translated from the coding sequence ATTGAAACCGTGTCGTTCCGGATGCAACTGCACGCCGGCCAGGCGGAGGAATATCGTCGCCGGCACGAGGCGATCTGGCCCGAGCTGGTCGAGCAGCTGAGGTCCGCCGGCGTGATCGACTACCGGATCTTCCTCGACGAGTCCTCGCTCGCGCTCATCGCTGTCATGACACGACGTACCGATCACACGCTCGACGACGTGCGGAAGCATCCCGTCATGAAGCGGTGGTGGGCGATGATGGCCGACATCATGGACACCAACCCGGATCAGTCGCCGCAGACGTTCCCGCTGCGGGAGGTCTTCCGTCTCACCGATTCGTTGTAG
- a CDS encoding EamA family transporter, producing the protein MSGRVQVLLAAMLFSTAGVVVKTTTLSSWQVAGFRSAVAALFLLLVVRAPLRASWRTLGVGLVIAVTFISFIVANKLTTSAHAVFLQAAAPLYLVLLGPWLLKESVHARDIPFLGVVFVGLVLLFAGTVTPSSTAPNPVLGNIIGAASGVTWAIVLASVRHLTREYGVDGAMTATFYGNVFAFLLCAPLAFPVVGATAVDWTVIAYLGCFQLALAYVLLTRGVRTLSALEASLLLLLEPALNPLWTFLVHGETPGILGSIGGALVLAATTARAIRN; encoded by the coding sequence ATGAGCGGGCGCGTACAGGTGCTGCTGGCGGCGATGTTGTTCTCGACCGCCGGCGTGGTGGTCAAGACGACGACATTGTCGTCGTGGCAGGTGGCGGGTTTCAGGTCCGCCGTGGCGGCGTTGTTCCTGCTGCTCGTGGTGCGCGCGCCACTGCGGGCCTCGTGGCGGACGCTCGGTGTCGGCCTGGTCATCGCCGTCACGTTCATCAGCTTCATCGTGGCCAACAAGCTCACGACGTCGGCGCACGCGGTGTTCCTGCAGGCGGCGGCACCGCTCTATCTCGTGCTGCTCGGTCCCTGGCTGCTGAAAGAGTCGGTGCACGCGCGCGACATCCCGTTCCTCGGCGTCGTGTTCGTGGGACTCGTGCTGCTGTTTGCCGGCACCGTCACGCCATCGTCGACGGCCCCGAATCCCGTGCTCGGGAACATCATCGGGGCGGCGAGCGGCGTCACGTGGGCGATCGTGCTCGCCAGCGTGCGACACCTCACGCGCGAGTATGGAGTGGACGGCGCGATGACCGCCACGTTCTACGGCAACGTCTTTGCGTTCCTCTTGTGCGCCCCGCTCGCCTTCCCTGTCGTTGGTGCGACAGCCGTCGACTGGACGGTGATTGCGTACCTTGGCTGCTTCCAGCTCGCGCTGGCTTACGTCCTGCTGACGCGCGGCGTGCGGACGCTGTCCGCGCTCGAAGCGTCGCTCCTGCTCCTCCTGGAACCCGCGCTCAATCCGCTGTGGACGTTTCTCGTCCATGGCGAAACGCCTGGCATCCTCGGCAGCATTGGCGGCGCCCTCGTCCTCGCCGCCACCACGGCTCGCGCGATACGGAACTGA
- a CDS encoding VOC family protein, translating to MAGLAFEHLAVNVSDPAAVAAWYVDHLGMTIVRRGDPPVSMHFLADAGRRAMIELYSNASAPTDIYRDLHPAQLHLAFTSADPDADTDRLVAAGATLIEHLHNPDGSHLTMLRDPWGLPIQLAKRATPML from the coding sequence ATGGCCGGTCTCGCGTTCGAACATCTCGCTGTCAACGTCTCCGATCCCGCGGCGGTTGCCGCCTGGTACGTCGATCACCTCGGCATGACCATCGTCCGCCGCGGCGATCCCCCCGTGTCGATGCACTTCCTCGCCGATGCCGGACGCCGCGCGATGATCGAGCTCTATTCGAACGCGTCGGCGCCAACGGACATCTATCGCGATCTGCACCCGGCGCAGCTGCACCTGGCGTTCACGTCGGCGGACCCCGATGCCGACACCGACAGGCTCGTGGCCGCCGGCGCCACGCTCATCGAGCACCTGCACAACCCCGACGGCTCGCACCTGACCATGCTCCGCGACCCGTGGGGGCTGCCCATCCAGCTCGCCAAGCGCGCCACTCCGATGCTGTGA
- a CDS encoding sugar ABC transporter ATP-binding protein yields the protein MRGIGKRYPGVVALDDVSLDLRAGEVHVLLGENGAGKSTLMKVLSGATTCDTGEVLLTGTAIDVSDPIKAQRHGIRAIYQELSLVPHLSVAENVFLGHAPRRGFGMVDFERMRADTRRVLESLGTSIDPDAPAGSLRLAQQQMVEIARALAACARIVIRDEPTAALSDREVNSLFDAIGRLTTDGVAVVYISHRMAELFRIGHRVTVMRDGRVVTTRPITDVTEPELVRLMANRDVSAHYPARSHARGAELLRVDDLHGGAIKHVSFGLYAGEILGIAGLVGAGRSRLVRAIAGAEPVAGGTITIRGTETRMTTPRHGVDAGIGFLPEDRKRQGLVLKLPVQHNIALSHLRQLSRAGLLDTGRERNEADDAIARLRIRTPGRDQLVVNLSGGNQQKVVLAKWLAAGAGIFIFDEPTRGIDVAARQEIYLLMNGLVEQGAGIIMVSSDMSELLGMSDRVLVMRGGAVQAELEGADATEARVLGAAFGMAS from the coding sequence ATGCGCGGCATCGGCAAGCGATATCCGGGCGTGGTGGCGCTTGACGATGTGTCACTGGACCTGCGCGCCGGCGAGGTCCACGTCCTGCTCGGCGAGAACGGCGCCGGCAAGTCGACGCTCATGAAGGTGCTGAGCGGTGCGACCACGTGCGACACGGGTGAGGTCCTGCTGACGGGCACGGCCATCGACGTGAGCGACCCCATCAAGGCACAGCGTCACGGCATCCGCGCCATCTACCAGGAACTGAGCCTCGTCCCGCACCTGAGCGTGGCCGAGAACGTCTTCCTCGGTCACGCCCCGCGACGCGGGTTCGGCATGGTCGACTTCGAGCGCATGCGCGCCGATACGCGCCGCGTGCTCGAGAGCCTCGGCACGTCGATCGATCCCGACGCGCCCGCCGGCAGCCTGCGTCTCGCGCAACAGCAGATGGTGGAGATCGCCAGGGCCCTCGCCGCCTGCGCGCGCATCGTCATCAGGGACGAACCGACGGCGGCGCTGAGCGACAGGGAGGTGAACAGCCTCTTCGACGCCATCGGCCGGCTGACGACGGACGGCGTGGCCGTGGTGTACATCTCGCACCGCATGGCCGAACTCTTCCGCATCGGGCACCGCGTCACTGTCATGCGTGATGGGCGTGTGGTGACCACGCGGCCCATCACCGACGTCACGGAACCTGAACTCGTGCGCCTGATGGCGAACCGCGACGTCAGCGCCCACTACCCCGCGCGGTCGCACGCGCGGGGCGCCGAACTCCTGCGGGTGGACGACCTGCACGGCGGTGCGATCAAGCACGTCTCGTTCGGGCTGTACGCCGGAGAGATCCTGGGGATCGCAGGACTGGTCGGAGCCGGCCGCTCGCGGCTCGTGCGGGCGATCGCCGGTGCGGAACCCGTCGCCGGCGGCACCATCACCATCAGGGGCACCGAGACGAGGATGACCACGCCCCGCCACGGCGTCGACGCCGGGATCGGATTCCTGCCCGAGGATCGCAAGCGCCAGGGGCTGGTGCTGAAGCTGCCGGTCCAGCACAACATCGCGCTGTCGCACCTGCGGCAGTTGTCGCGTGCGGGTCTCCTCGACACGGGGCGTGAGCGCAACGAAGCCGACGACGCGATCGCGCGTCTGCGCATCAGGACGCCCGGACGCGACCAACTCGTGGTCAACCTCAGTGGCGGCAACCAGCAGAAGGTGGTGCTGGCGAAGTGGCTCGCGGCCGGTGCCGGCATCTTCATCTTCGATGAGCCGACGCGCGGCATCGACGTGGCTGCACGACAGGAGATCTATCTGCTGATGAACGGACTCGTGGAACAAGGCGCCGGCATCATCATGGTGTCGTCGGACATGTCGGAACTGCTCGGGATGAGTGATCGTGTGCTCGTGATGCGCGGCGGCGCGGTGCAGGCCGAACTGGAGGGCGCCGACGCCACTGAAGCGCGCGTGCTCGGCGCGGCGTTCGGGATGGCGTCGTGA
- a CDS encoding ABC transporter permease — translation MLRHRGRQVGTVAGLVALCVGLWILTPHFLTVSNLLNVLDQTAINAIVAVGMTFVIVSGGIDLSVGSVLALSGIVLGNALAAGMPMPAAIALGLVVGTACGTINGALVSWGRLPPFIATLGMMSVARGVALMLAEGRPVSGFDEGFRMLATSRVAGVPAPVFVMIAIYAIAHAVLSRTVFGRATFAIGGNEEAARLSGVAVRFHKTCAYGVAGLMSGAAAVLLTARLNSAQPTAGIMYELDAIAAAVIGGVSLTGGEGSVVGVLTGALIMGVLRNGLNLLNVSSFFQQVVIGAVIIGAVFMDTWFKRRRQ, via the coding sequence CTGCTGCGGCATCGCGGGCGGCAGGTCGGTACGGTGGCGGGGCTTGTCGCGCTCTGCGTGGGCCTGTGGATCCTGACGCCGCACTTCCTCACCGTTTCCAACCTGCTCAACGTCCTCGATCAGACGGCCATCAACGCGATCGTCGCCGTCGGCATGACGTTCGTGATCGTATCGGGCGGCATCGACCTCTCCGTCGGATCGGTGCTCGCGCTCTCGGGCATCGTGCTCGGCAACGCCCTGGCCGCAGGCATGCCGATGCCCGCGGCGATCGCGCTGGGACTCGTTGTCGGTACCGCCTGCGGCACGATCAACGGTGCGCTGGTGAGCTGGGGACGCCTGCCGCCCTTCATCGCCACGCTCGGCATGATGAGCGTGGCGCGCGGCGTCGCCCTGATGCTGGCCGAGGGCCGTCCGGTGTCGGGGTTCGACGAGGGGTTCCGCATGCTGGCGACCAGTCGCGTCGCGGGCGTGCCTGCGCCGGTGTTCGTCATGATCGCGATCTACGCCATCGCGCACGCGGTGCTGTCGCGCACCGTGTTCGGCCGTGCGACGTTCGCCATCGGCGGCAACGAGGAAGCCGCGCGCCTGTCGGGCGTCGCGGTGCGCTTCCACAAGACGTGCGCGTACGGCGTGGCCGGACTCATGAGCGGCGCGGCAGCCGTCCTGCTGACGGCGCGCCTCAACTCGGCGCAGCCCACGGCGGGCATCATGTACGAGCTCGATGCGATCGCGGCCGCGGTGATTGGCGGCGTGAGCCTCACCGGCGGCGAAGGCTCGGTGGTCGGGGTGCTCACCGGCGCGCTCATCATGGGCGTGCTGCGGAACGGCCTGAACCTGCTCAATGTGTCATCGTTCTTCCAGCAGGTCGTCATCGGTGCCGTGATCATCGGTGCCGTGTTCATGGATACGTGGTTCAAGCGGCGGCGCCAGTAG
- a CDS encoding SMP-30/gluconolactonase/LRE family protein has product MSGRSASARTTSASQAPAIVRYPDPAVRSLDPRFDKYRAGNAAIERLYTGCRWAEGPVWFGDMRCLLWSDIPNDRIMRWTEETGEVSVFRQPANNCNGHTRDTQGRLVTCERRRVTRTELDGSITTLVERVDGQPLNSPNDIVSHPDGSLCFTDPGYGILSLYEGLKEEQKLPTRVYRLDPATRAVTRVTDALRRPNGLCFSPDYSKLYVADTENPAPGRPRGIHVFDVVGGTTLGAGRLFHDMGKGGADGIRCDMDGNVWAAAGWAGAGYDGVRVIAPDGTAIGQIDLPEICGNLCFGGRKGNRLFMVASQSVYSLYVEATAPR; this is encoded by the coding sequence GTGAGTGGTCGGTCTGCGTCGGCACGGACGACGTCCGCGTCGCAGGCGCCGGCCATCGTGCGGTATCCCGATCCCGCCGTGCGATCACTCGACCCGCGATTCGACAAGTATCGCGCCGGCAACGCGGCCATCGAACGACTGTACACGGGCTGTCGCTGGGCGGAGGGGCCCGTGTGGTTCGGCGACATGCGCTGCCTGCTGTGGAGCGACATCCCGAACGACCGCATCATGCGCTGGACGGAGGAGACAGGCGAGGTGAGCGTGTTCCGTCAGCCGGCCAACAACTGCAACGGACACACGCGCGACACGCAGGGGCGGCTCGTCACCTGCGAGCGGCGTCGCGTGACGCGCACGGAGCTCGACGGCAGCATCACCACGCTCGTCGAGCGCGTGGATGGACAGCCCCTCAACTCCCCCAACGACATCGTCTCGCACCCGGACGGATCGCTGTGTTTCACCGATCCCGGCTACGGCATCCTCTCCTTGTACGAAGGATTGAAGGAAGAGCAGAAGCTGCCGACGCGGGTGTACCGGTTGGATCCGGCCACCAGGGCGGTGACGCGCGTGACCGACGCTCTGCGGCGGCCCAACGGCCTCTGCTTCTCGCCCGACTACTCGAAGCTGTACGTCGCAGACACCGAGAATCCCGCGCCGGGTCGTCCCCGTGGCATCCACGTGTTCGACGTCGTGGGCGGGACGACGCTGGGAGCGGGCCGGCTGTTCCACGACATGGGGAAGGGCGGCGCCGACGGCATCCGCTGCGACATGGATGGCAACGTGTGGGCCGCCGCCGGCTGGGCGGGCGCGGGCTACGACGGCGTGCGCGTGATCGCGCCGGACGGCACGGCGATCGGACAGATCGATCTGCCCGAGATCTGCGGCAACCTGTGCTTCGGCGGCCGGAAGGGTAACCGATTGTTCATGGTCGCCTCGCAGTCGGTGTACAGCCTCTACGTCGAAGCAACGGCGCCCCGCTGA